A single window of Rhinoraja longicauda isolate Sanriku21f chromosome 29, sRhiLon1.1, whole genome shotgun sequence DNA harbors:
- the vps25 gene encoding vacuolar protein-sorting-associated protein 25, producing the protein MGKAAAPSAAAAAMSFEWPWQYNFPPFYTLQPNVNTQRRQLAAWCSLVLSYLRYHKLYTIDVLEAQDSPLFNNKKIQRKFPIEAIQVVLEELRKKGNLEWIDKNKTRCLIMWRRPEEWGKLVYQWVSKSGLTNSVFTFYELSNGDDTEGEEFHGLEEWLLLRALQTLQSDRKAEIITLADSKGVKFF; encoded by the exons atggggaaggcagcagcaccgtcggccgccgccgccgccatgaGCTTCGAGTGGCCCTGGCAGTACAACTTCCCGCCGTTCTACAC GCTACAGCCAAATGTAAACACCCAGCGCAGgcagctggcagcatggtgttcactGGTGCTCTCCTATCTACGCTATCACAAGCTTTATACCATCGATGtattggaggcccaggacagcccACTGTTCAACAATAAGAAGATTCAAA GAAAGTTTCCCATAGAAGCTATTCAAGTTGTGTTAGAAGAACTCCGGAAGAAAG GAAACTTAGAATGGATTGATAAAAATAAAACTCGCTGCCTCATAATGTGGAGGAGACCAGAAGAGTGGGGCAAACTGGTGTATCAGTGG GTTTCAAAGAGTGGCTTGACAAACTCCGTATTTACATTTTATGAACTCTCCAATGGCGATGACACTGAAGGTGAAG AGTTCCATGGTTTGGAAGAATGGCTTCTACTGCGGGCACTGCAGACTCTACAGTCTGACCGAAAGGCAGAGATTATCACCCTTGCTGACAGTAAAGGGGTCAAGTTCTTCTGA